One region of Oxalobacteraceae bacterium OTU3CAMAD1 genomic DNA includes:
- a CDS encoding HigA family addiction module antitoxin: MFKNGMRPVHPGEILVEDYIKPMGVSVRAVALALHVPYSRLSEITKGQRGVSADTALRLERYFGSEAQGWLNLQSAYDLRVAEISAGKAIAKAIKPLAQAL; the protein is encoded by the coding sequence ATGTTCAAAAATGGTATGCGTCCGGTCCACCCCGGCGAAATTCTGGTGGAAGACTACATCAAGCCCATGGGTGTTAGTGTGCGGGCGGTGGCGTTGGCCTTGCATGTCCCTTACTCGCGTCTCAGCGAAATCACCAAAGGCCAGCGAGGCGTGAGCGCGGATACGGCCCTTCGTCTCGAACGCTATTTTGGGAGCGAAGCGCAAGGCTGGTTGAACCTTCAAAGTGCCTATGATCTTCGTGTCGCCGAAATCTCTGCCGGAAAGGCGATCGCAAAGGCCATCAAGCCCCTTGCTCAAGCCCTTTAA
- the hslV gene encoding ATP-dependent protease subunit HslV, whose translation MEQFHGTTILCVRRGKDVALGGDGQVTLGNIVMKGTARKVRKVYQGKVLVGFAGGTADAFTLLDRFEGKLEKHQGNLLRASVELAKDWRTDRVLRRLEAMLLVADSESTLVITGNGDVLEPEDGIGAIGSGGTYAQSAAKALVENTELSPAEIVKKSLTIAGELCIYTNLNHIVETLEPA comes from the coding sequence ATGGAACAATTTCACGGTACCACCATCCTGTGCGTGCGCCGCGGCAAAGACGTCGCCCTCGGCGGCGACGGCCAGGTTACGCTGGGCAACATCGTCATGAAGGGCACGGCCCGCAAAGTGCGCAAGGTCTACCAGGGCAAGGTCCTGGTCGGCTTCGCCGGCGGCACCGCCGACGCCTTCACCCTGCTCGACCGCTTTGAAGGCAAGCTGGAAAAACACCAGGGCAACCTCTTGCGCGCCTCCGTCGAGCTGGCCAAGGACTGGCGCACCGACCGCGTGCTGCGCCGCCTGGAGGCGATGCTGCTGGTGGCCGACAGCGAGTCGACCCTGGTGATCACCGGCAACGGCGACGTGCTCGAGCCGGAGGACGGCATCGGCGCCATCGGCTCGGGCGGAACCTACGCCCAGTCCGCCGCCAAGGCTTTGGTGGAAAACACGGAACTGTCGCCCGCCGAAATCGTCAAAAAGTCACTGACCATCGCGGGCGAGTTGTGCATCTACACCAACTTGAATCACATCGTTGAAACACTGGAACCAGCATGA
- a CDS encoding helix-turn-helix transcriptional regulator — protein sequence MSSPELLLQVLRTQMRTAGVTYKMLAERIAMSESSVKRMFGQQDMSLSRLAQICKAAGVAMEDVLRGAADATPQADALTLTQEKSLLAQPHLLLMAICCLGHWTLEQVLETYDLTEPECIMLLAELDRLGVIELKPMNRYRLRVSNAFRWLPDGPVQQFFREHAVADYFGGSFDGAGETLLCLPARLSLPSAQELVGRIQQLAGELARLHQGDRKLAPQERDGFTLLVGFRSWEFAAFTALRRSQQKI from the coding sequence ATGAGTTCACCGGAATTGCTGTTGCAGGTACTGCGGACCCAGATGCGGACCGCCGGCGTCACCTACAAAATGCTCGCCGAGCGCATCGCCATGAGCGAGTCCAGCGTCAAGCGCATGTTCGGCCAGCAGGACATGTCGCTATCGCGGCTGGCGCAAATCTGCAAGGCGGCCGGGGTGGCGATGGAGGACGTGCTGCGCGGTGCCGCCGACGCCACGCCGCAGGCCGACGCGCTGACCCTGACCCAGGAAAAATCGCTGCTGGCGCAGCCGCATCTGCTGCTGATGGCAATCTGCTGCCTCGGCCACTGGACCCTGGAGCAGGTGCTGGAAACCTACGACCTGACCGAACCCGAATGCATCATGCTGCTGGCCGAGCTGGACCGCCTTGGCGTGATCGAACTCAAGCCGATGAACCGCTACCGTCTGCGCGTATCGAACGCCTTTAGATGGCTGCCGGACGGCCCGGTGCAGCAATTTTTCCGCGAGCACGCGGTGGCCGACTACTTCGGCGGCAGCTTCGACGGCGCCGGGGAGACCTTGCTGTGCCTGCCCGCACGGCTGTCGCTGCCGAGCGCGCAGGAGCTGGTGGGGCGTATCCAGCAACTGGCCGGCGAACTTGCGCGCCTGCACCAAGGCGACCGCAAACTGGCGCCGCAGGAGCGCGACGGCTTCACCCTGCTGGTCGGCTTCCGCTCATGGGAATTTGCCGCCTTCACCGCGCTGCGGCGCTCCCAGCAAAAGATTTGA
- a CDS encoding GTP-binding protein, with amino-acid sequence MELIPTTILTGFLGAGKTTLLNRILQEQHGMRIAVIENEFGQENIDNEILVQDSGEQIVEMNNGCICCTVRGDLIVALTGLAQKRAAGELHFDRVVIETTGLANPGPVAQTFFVDEEVGTHYMLDAVVTVVDARHAMDQLDQHEEAQRQVGFADKMLLSKTDLVTEEELATLTARLKRINPRAPIGKADFGRAPLTDVLDLKGFNLNDKLELDPDFLTTDQVHDDDHVHDEHCGHNHGHNDGHDHGHEGHGHGGHDHNHHHGHHSDDIAAFVFKSTRPFDTAKLDEFLGGLVNVYGPRMLRYKGVLLMQGADRKVVFQGVHQIMGSDLGAKWGENDVRGSKMVFIGKNLPKDIFISGLEQCLV; translated from the coding sequence ATGGAACTGATCCCCACCACCATCCTGACCGGCTTCCTTGGCGCCGGCAAGACCACGTTGCTCAACCGCATCTTGCAAGAACAGCACGGCATGCGCATCGCCGTCATCGAAAACGAGTTTGGGCAGGAAAACATCGACAACGAAATCCTGGTCCAGGATAGCGGCGAACAGATCGTCGAAATGAACAATGGCTGCATCTGCTGCACCGTGCGCGGCGACCTGATTGTGGCGTTGACCGGCCTGGCGCAAAAGCGCGCTGCCGGCGAGCTGCACTTCGACCGCGTCGTCATCGAGACCACCGGCCTGGCCAATCCGGGCCCGGTGGCGCAGACCTTCTTCGTCGACGAGGAAGTGGGCACTCACTACATGCTGGACGCGGTGGTCACCGTGGTCGACGCGCGCCACGCCATGGACCAACTGGACCAGCACGAGGAAGCGCAGCGCCAGGTCGGGTTCGCCGACAAGATGCTGCTGTCCAAGACCGACCTGGTCACCGAGGAAGAGCTGGCCACCCTGACCGCCCGCCTCAAGCGCATCAATCCGCGCGCGCCGATCGGCAAGGCAGATTTCGGCCGCGCCCCGCTGACCGACGTGCTGGACCTCAAAGGCTTCAACCTGAATGACAAGCTGGAACTGGACCCCGACTTCCTGACGACCGACCAGGTCCACGACGACGACCACGTGCACGACGAGCACTGCGGCCACAATCATGGTCACAACGATGGCCACGATCACGGCCATGAAGGCCACGGCCACGGCGGTCACGACCACAACCACCACCACGGCCACCACAGCGACGACATCGCCGCGTTTGTGTTCAAAAGTACACGCCCGTTCGACACCGCCAAGCTGGACGAATTCCTCGGCGGGCTGGTAAACGTCTATGGTCCTCGCATGCTGCGCTACAAAGGCGTATTGTTGATGCAGGGCGCCGATCGCAAGGTGGTGTTCCAGGGCGTGCACCAAATTATGGGCAGCGATCTGGGCGCGAAATGGGGAGAAAACGACGTTCGCGGCAGCAAAATGGTGTTTATAGGTAAAAATCTGCCAAAAGACATCTTTATTAGCGGTTTGGAACAATGTCTGGTATAA
- a CDS encoding DUF484 family protein, whose translation MTVPLDSTLVAQYLTDHPHFFEEHADLLGEIKLASPITGRAVSLQERQMEVMRDKYKALELRMSNLMRLASENEAIANKFHRWTKVLLEAEDVGSMPHSVVSGLKSAFDVPQVTLRIWDTEAEYDGEWFVKGVSEDARIFANSLMAPYCGTNKDFEAVRWLDDASGITSTVIIPLRKPGNKNAFGLLILGSADPARFTSLMATDFLVHIGETSSTALAWLLA comes from the coding sequence ATGACCGTCCCACTGGATTCCACACTTGTTGCGCAGTATCTGACAGACCACCCGCACTTCTTCGAAGAACACGCTGACTTGCTCGGTGAAATCAAACTGGCCAGCCCCATCACCGGCCGCGCCGTCTCGCTGCAGGAGCGGCAGATGGAAGTGATGCGCGACAAGTACAAGGCGCTGGAACTGCGCATGAGCAACCTGATGCGGCTGGCTTCCGAAAACGAAGCCATCGCCAACAAGTTCCACCGCTGGACCAAGGTGCTGCTGGAAGCCGAGGATGTGGGTTCCATGCCACACTCGGTGGTCAGCGGCCTGAAGTCGGCCTTCGACGTGCCGCAGGTGACCTTGCGCATCTGGGACACCGAGGCCGAGTACGACGGCGAATGGTTCGTCAAAGGCGTGTCTGAAGACGCGCGCATCTTCGCCAACAGCCTGATGGCGCCGTATTGCGGCACCAACAAGGACTTCGAAGCGGTGCGCTGGCTCGACGACGCCTCCGGCATCACCTCGACCGTGATCATCCCGCTGCGCAAGCCGGGCAACAAGAACGCCTTCGGCCTGCTGATCCTGGGCTCGGCCGATCCGGCCCGCTTCACCTCGCTGATGGCGACCGACTTCCTGGTCCACATCGGCGAAACCTCCAGCACCGCGCTGGCCTGGCTGCTGGCCTAA
- a CDS encoding type II toxin-antitoxin system RelE/ParE family toxin, producing the protein MSIQSFACDDTKALFTTGRCRRFANIKNVAERKLAQLDAAPSVSFMKAPPGNDLKEYSGAWHVRINDQWRLTFKWGENGPYDVLIEDPH; encoded by the coding sequence ATGTCAATCCAATCCTTCGCATGTGATGACACGAAAGCCCTGTTCACAACAGGTAGGTGTCGCCGATTCGCCAACATCAAGAACGTCGCCGAGCGGAAGTTGGCCCAGCTTGATGCCGCGCCTTCAGTGAGCTTTATGAAAGCTCCTCCGGGTAACGATTTGAAGGAGTACAGCGGCGCGTGGCATGTCCGGATCAACGATCAATGGCGCCTTACGTTCAAGTGGGGTGAAAACGGGCCCTACGATGTGCTGATCGAAGATCCTCATTAG
- the gspF gene encoding type II secretion system inner membrane protein GspF, producing MPAFRYEAVDAGGATKKGVLNSDSARSARSELRTLGLVPLKVDAIAAQIDASGVAKSRGFGERLSTTELALFTRQLASLLEAGLPLEQAFTALLEQAERPYMRDLIASIRSEVIGGAALSDVLGRHPRDFAEIYRALVASGEQIGQLSRVLSRLADYIERRNALVQKVRLAFTYPAIVTVVAFSIVIFLLTYVVPQIVSVFANTKQKLPVLTIIMLAVSDFVRNYGIVVAILLVGAWFMWRRALQNPALKRRWHTWLLTAPLYGKFERSLNTARFASTLAITTGSGVPILRALETSRDTLSNVAMKELVEEASDAVREGVSLARSLSAQKHFPPMLIHMIRAGEITGELPAMLDRAAAAQESDLERRTLTIAGLLEPALILAMGVVVLLIVLAVLMPIIEINQLVR from the coding sequence ATGCCCGCATTCCGCTATGAAGCCGTCGACGCCGGCGGCGCCACCAAAAAAGGCGTGCTCAACTCCGACAGCGCGCGGTCGGCGCGCTCCGAGTTGCGTACCCTGGGGCTGGTGCCGCTGAAGGTCGACGCCATCGCCGCGCAGATCGACGCCTCCGGCGTGGCCAAGAGCCGTGGCTTCGGCGAACGCCTGTCGACCACCGAGCTGGCGCTGTTCACGCGCCAGCTGGCCAGTTTGCTCGAAGCAGGCCTGCCGCTGGAGCAGGCCTTCACCGCGCTGCTGGAGCAGGCCGAGCGTCCGTACATGCGCGACCTGATCGCGTCGATCCGCTCGGAAGTCATCGGCGGCGCCGCGCTGTCGGACGTGCTGGGACGCCATCCGCGCGACTTCGCCGAGATCTACCGCGCGCTGGTGGCCTCGGGCGAGCAGATCGGGCAACTGTCGCGCGTGCTCTCGCGCCTGGCCGACTACATCGAGCGCCGCAACGCGCTGGTGCAAAAGGTGCGGCTGGCGTTCACCTATCCGGCCATCGTCACCGTGGTGGCGTTCTCGATCGTGATCTTCCTGCTGACCTATGTGGTGCCGCAGATCGTCTCGGTGTTCGCCAACACCAAGCAGAAGCTGCCGGTGCTGACCATCATCATGCTGGCCGTGTCCGACTTCGTGCGCAACTACGGCATCGTGGTGGCGATCCTGCTGGTGGGCGCGTGGTTCATGTGGCGCCGGGCGCTGCAGAATCCGGCGCTGAAGCGGCGCTGGCACACCTGGCTGCTGACGGCGCCGCTGTACGGCAAGTTCGAGCGCAGCCTGAACACGGCGCGCTTCGCCAGCACCTTGGCGATCACCACCGGCTCCGGCGTGCCCATCCTGCGCGCGCTGGAAACCAGCCGCGACACGCTGTCCAATGTTGCCATGAAGGAGCTGGTCGAGGAGGCCAGCGACGCCGTGCGCGAGGGCGTGAGCCTGGCGCGCTCGCTGTCGGCGCAAAAGCACTTTCCGCCGATGCTGATCCACATGATCCGCGCCGGCGAGATCACCGGCGAGCTGCCGGCCATGCTGGACCGCGCGGCCGCCGCGCAGGAGTCCGATCTGGAGCGCCGCACCCTGACCATCGCCGGCCTGCTGGAGCCGGCGCTGATCCTGGCGATGGGCGTGGTGGTGCTGCTGATCGTGCTGGCCGTGCTGATGCCCATCATCGAAATCAATCAGCTGGTACGCTGA
- a CDS encoding porin family protein, which translates to MSTMIKTLCAGMIAALSSFSNVQAADAAPVSPGYIGADIGAVVANGNTSALTRVYGGLTMGSSVAFDLRQVHALELMLFTTRLRDDGFGQYDYYISGIKTRANGVALSWTTAVKLNDNWSLTSRLGATYTHAKNSYDTPNAYSWSRDTANVIAGVGAAYKLSRNVSATVDVNYMPIKLDSYSKSDAAVVSAGLKYNF; encoded by the coding sequence ATGTCCACCATGATCAAAACCCTGTGCGCCGGCATGATTGCCGCGCTGTCCAGCTTCTCCAACGTCCAGGCGGCCGATGCCGCGCCTGTCTCTCCCGGCTACATCGGCGCGGATATCGGCGCCGTGGTCGCCAACGGCAACACCAGTGCGCTCACCCGGGTCTACGGCGGCCTGACGATGGGCAGCAGCGTGGCGTTCGACCTGCGGCAGGTGCATGCGTTGGAATTGATGTTGTTTACGACGAGGCTGAGGGACGACGGTTTTGGCCAGTACGACTATTACATCTCTGGCATCAAGACGCGGGCCAACGGTGTTGCCCTGAGCTGGACCACCGCCGTGAAATTGAATGACAACTGGTCGCTGACCAGCAGGTTGGGCGCGACATACACGCACGCCAAGAACAGCTATGACACCCCGAACGCCTACAGCTGGAGCCGCGACACGGCCAACGTCATCGCCGGCGTGGGCGCGGCCTACAAGCTCAGTCGGAACGTTTCCGCCACGGTGGACGTGAACTACATGCCGATCAAGCTCGACAGCTACAGCAAGAGCGATGCGGCCGTGGTGAGCGCCGGCCTCAAATACAACTTCTAG
- a CDS encoding patatin-like phospholipase family protein gives MVIARSLAAAVCCGFFLSIAGFGASAQTPVHPNAASVAPVVAPAAADAGAKSRPKIALVLSGGGARGFAHIGVLRALQELRIPVDFVVGTSMGSVVGGAFAAGSSVEQLEQLVRRTDWNAVVADRPPRDQLVYRRREEDLLLPSRIELGARMDGVTLPPAAAGNEALELALTRVLPHGARDKPVDLLQLPFRSVASDLVTGELVELRDTPLFLAMRASLAVPGVFAPVRVNQRLLVDGGLVRNLPVDVAREMGADIIIAVNVGTPLAQEKELVSAVSVAQQMLQILTEQNVQRSLKDLRPDDILLAPDLGGIGFLDFGSYDRAMKEGEAAVRSMSDRLVRLALPETQYAAYETARLSAPVPIDQPVRLAKLEVAPSGRINPQALAVQSGLKVGQMITSEQAQHAGNQLFGRGDLARVETEIRDDQDGRSVLIKPTEADWASSRLRVGLELNSDFTDNNAYELKVMHVLSSLNDWGAELRTVARVGTERVIGSQWWQPLGAGSQWYVAPELQYGSSAFDVFDASGFRQARLGYNAKTVSVALGRQFGNWGDLRYTASRQTVTSQRTIPHDAREARDSQNVSALSFNIDSLDTVAFPTRGTLFTVELQRLMTRGRDGPVPARQSVQALKAFSFGSWAGHVYGEWARNQGSESQSTLGGFLRLSGTTTNSVLGSRTVLGRVVMAKRIGVMPTALGGDVRLGFSLESGAAYGPENQLKLGSLKQAASGFVAVDTRFGPLYFGSGATKSGDSSLYLFLGPIW, from the coding sequence ATGGTTATCGCCCGCTCCCTGGCCGCAGCTGTTTGCTGCGGCTTTTTCTTGTCCATCGCCGGTTTCGGCGCGTCGGCGCAGACGCCGGTCCATCCGAATGCCGCCTCGGTGGCGCCGGTTGTGGCCCCGGCGGCGGCCGATGCCGGCGCCAAGTCGCGCCCCAAGATCGCGCTGGTGCTGTCCGGCGGCGGCGCGCGCGGCTTCGCCCACATCGGCGTGCTGCGCGCGTTGCAGGAGTTGCGCATCCCGGTCGATTTCGTCGTCGGCACCAGCATGGGCAGCGTGGTCGGCGGCGCCTTCGCCGCCGGCAGCTCGGTCGAGCAGCTGGAGCAACTGGTGCGCCGCACCGACTGGAACGCGGTGGTGGCGGACCGTCCGCCGCGCGACCAGCTGGTGTACCGCCGCCGCGAGGAGGATTTGCTGCTGCCGTCGCGCATCGAGCTGGGCGCCCGCATGGACGGCGTGACGTTGCCGCCTGCCGCCGCCGGCAACGAGGCGCTGGAGCTGGCGCTGACGCGGGTGCTGCCGCATGGCGCGCGCGACAAGCCGGTCGACCTGCTGCAGTTGCCGTTCCGCTCGGTCGCGTCGGACCTGGTCACCGGCGAGCTGGTGGAGCTGCGCGACACGCCGCTGTTCCTGGCGATGCGCGCCTCGCTGGCGGTGCCGGGCGTGTTCGCGCCGGTGCGTGTGAACCAGCGCCTGCTGGTCGACGGCGGCCTGGTGCGCAACCTGCCGGTCGACGTGGCGCGCGAGATGGGCGCCGACATCATCATCGCCGTCAACGTCGGCACGCCGCTGGCGCAGGAGAAGGAACTGGTCAGCGCGGTCAGCGTCGCGCAGCAGATGTTGCAGATCCTGACCGAGCAGAACGTCCAGCGCTCGCTCAAGGACCTGCGGCCGGACGACATCTTGCTGGCGCCGGACCTGGGCGGCATCGGTTTCCTCGATTTCGGCAGCTACGACCGCGCGATGAAGGAGGGCGAGGCGGCGGTGCGGTCCATGAGCGACAGGTTGGTGCGACTGGCGCTGCCGGAGACGCAGTACGCCGCGTACGAAACCGCTCGCCTGTCGGCGCCGGTGCCGATCGACCAGCCGGTGCGGCTGGCCAAGCTGGAGGTGGCGCCGAGCGGACGCATCAACCCGCAGGCGCTGGCCGTGCAATCGGGGCTCAAGGTCGGGCAAATGATCACCAGCGAACAGGCGCAGCACGCGGGCAACCAGTTGTTCGGACGCGGCGACCTGGCGCGCGTGGAGACCGAGATACGCGACGACCAGGACGGCCGCAGCGTGTTGATCAAGCCGACCGAGGCCGACTGGGCGAGCAGCCGCCTGCGGGTGGGCCTGGAACTGAACAGCGACTTCACCGACAACAACGCCTACGAGCTCAAGGTCATGCACGTGCTGTCTTCGCTTAACGACTGGGGTGCGGAACTGCGCACGGTCGCGCGCGTGGGCACGGAGCGCGTGATCGGCTCGCAGTGGTGGCAGCCGCTGGGGGCAGGGTCGCAATGGTATGTGGCGCCCGAGCTGCAGTACGGCTCGTCGGCGTTCGACGTGTTCGATGCCTCCGGCTTCCGCCAGGCGCGCTTAGGCTACAACGCCAAGACCGTGTCGGTGGCGCTGGGCCGCCAGTTCGGCAACTGGGGCGACTTGCGCTACACGGCGTCGCGGCAGACGGTCACTTCCCAGCGCACCATTCCGCACGACGCGCGCGAGGCGCGCGACTCGCAAAACGTCAGCGCGCTGTCGTTCAATATCGACAGCCTGGACACGGTGGCGTTCCCGACCCGTGGCACCTTGTTCACGGTCGAGTTGCAGCGGCTGATGACGCGCGGGCGCGACGGTCCGGTGCCGGCGCGGCAGAGCGTGCAAGCGTTGAAGGCATTCAGCTTTGGCAGCTGGGCCGGCCACGTGTATGGCGAGTGGGCGCGCAACCAGGGCAGCGAGTCGCAATCGACCCTGGGCGGCTTCCTGCGGCTGTCGGGCACCACCACCAACTCGGTGCTGGGCAGCCGCACCGTGCTGGGCCGCGTGGTGATGGCGAAGCGAATCGGCGTCATGCCAACCGCGCTGGGCGGCGACGTGCGGCTGGGCTTCTCGCTGGAGAGCGGCGCCGCCTACGGGCCGGAAAATCAGCTCAAGCTGGGATCGCTGAAGCAGGCCGCCAGCGGCTTCGTCGCCGTCGACACGCGGTTCGGGCCGCTGTATTTCGGCTCCGGCGCCACCAAGTCGGGGGACAGCAGCTTGTATCTGTTCCTGGGGCCGATTTGGTGA
- the hslU gene encoding ATP-dependent protease ATPase subunit HslU yields the protein MNMTPHEIVGELDKHVVGQGKAKKAVAIALRNRWRRQQVEEPLRHEITPKNILMIGPTGVGKTEIARRLAKLADAPFIKIEATKFTEVGYVGRDVDTIIRDLIDIGIKQTRSAEMAKVRTRAEDAAEDRVIDILLPPARDFGFHQSTPSDAPQAGDATRQTFRKRLRQGELDDKEIEIELAETGPQMEIMAPPGMEEMTEQIKSMFSGIGGARKKARKVKIKEAMKFLIDEEAAKLVNDDEMKQKAIQNVEQNGIVFLDEIDKIASRSEVGGADVSRAGVQRDLLPLVEGTTVNTKYGMIRTDHILFIASGAFHLAKPSDLIPELQGRFPIRVELESLSIADFERILTSTDACLTKQYEALLATENVKIEFSPEGITRLAEIAYSVNERTENIGARRLYTVMEKLLEELSFTASEDGGKVITIDAAYVNERLDALAVNEDLSRYVL from the coding sequence ATGAACATGACTCCCCATGAAATCGTCGGCGAACTCGACAAACACGTGGTCGGCCAGGGCAAGGCCAAGAAGGCGGTCGCCATCGCGCTGCGCAACCGCTGGCGCCGCCAGCAGGTGGAGGAGCCGCTGCGCCACGAGATCACGCCCAAGAACATCCTGATGATCGGCCCGACGGGCGTCGGCAAGACCGAGATCGCGCGCCGCCTGGCCAAGCTGGCCGACGCGCCGTTCATCAAGATCGAGGCCACCAAGTTCACCGAGGTCGGCTATGTGGGCCGCGACGTCGACACCATCATCCGCGACCTGATCGACATCGGCATCAAGCAGACCCGCTCGGCAGAGATGGCCAAGGTGCGCACCCGCGCCGAGGATGCCGCCGAGGACCGCGTGATCGACATCCTGCTGCCGCCGGCGCGCGACTTCGGCTTCCACCAGTCGACGCCGTCGGACGCGCCGCAGGCCGGCGACGCCACGCGCCAGACCTTCCGCAAGCGTCTGCGCCAGGGCGAGTTGGACGACAAGGAAATCGAGATCGAACTGGCCGAGACCGGCCCGCAGATGGAAATCATGGCCCCGCCGGGCATGGAGGAAATGACCGAACAGATCAAGTCGATGTTCTCCGGCATCGGCGGCGCGCGCAAGAAGGCGCGCAAGGTCAAGATCAAGGAGGCGATGAAGTTCCTCATCGACGAGGAAGCCGCCAAGCTGGTCAACGACGACGAGATGAAGCAGAAGGCGATCCAGAACGTCGAGCAGAACGGCATCGTCTTCCTCGACGAGATCGACAAGATCGCCTCGCGCTCGGAAGTGGGCGGCGCCGACGTCTCGCGCGCCGGCGTGCAGCGCGACCTGCTGCCGCTGGTCGAGGGCACCACCGTCAACACCAAGTACGGCATGATCCGCACCGACCACATCCTGTTCATCGCGTCGGGCGCCTTCCACCTGGCCAAGCCGTCCGACCTGATCCCGGAGCTGCAGGGCCGCTTCCCGATCCGGGTCGAACTGGAGTCGCTGTCGATCGCCGATTTCGAGCGCATCCTCACCAGCACCGACGCCTGCCTCACCAAGCAGTACGAGGCGCTGCTGGCAACCGAGAACGTCAAGATCGAGTTCTCGCCGGAGGGCATCACGCGCCTGGCGGAGATCGCCTACTCGGTCAACGAGCGCACCGAGAACATCGGCGCGCGGCGTCTGTACACGGTGATGGAAAAGCTGCTGGAGGAATTGTCGTTCACCGCCAGCGAGGACGGCGGCAAGGTCATCACCATCGACGCGGCCTACGTCAACGAGCGGCTCGACGCGCTGGCGGTCAACGAAGACCTGTCGCGGTATGTGCTGTAA
- a CDS encoding tyrosine recombinase XerC, translated as MGAEPDSKLAWIDAYLGYLRTERKLSAHTTSAYARDLQELAALSDGHDWQAIDHFLIRRLTAKLHAKDLDPRSIARKLSSWRGFFGWLGDRIALSSNPVQGVRAPKRAKTLPRALSVDDAVRLVAPSTPRAGTGTEPADLCNRAMFELLYSSGLRVSELAGLDLTAGKDALGWVDLDNREVIVTGKGNKRRVVPVGAAALDALAAWIAVRPAPVDGGDALFVSTRGTRVSPRVIQQRLQAHGVAGGAPVHVHPHMLRHSFASHVLQSSGDLRAVQEMLGHSSISSTQVYTALDFQHLAEVYDKAHPRAKVK; from the coding sequence ATGGGCGCCGAACCGGACAGCAAGCTGGCCTGGATCGACGCCTATCTCGGCTATCTGCGCACCGAGCGCAAGCTGTCGGCGCACACCACCTCCGCCTATGCGCGCGACCTGCAAGAGCTGGCCGCGCTGTCGGACGGCCACGACTGGCAGGCGATCGACCATTTCCTGATCCGGCGGCTGACCGCCAAACTGCACGCAAAAGACCTCGATCCGCGCTCTATCGCGCGCAAACTCTCCAGTTGGCGCGGATTTTTCGGCTGGCTGGGCGACCGCATCGCGCTGTCGTCCAATCCGGTGCAGGGCGTGCGCGCGCCCAAACGCGCCAAGACATTGCCGCGCGCGCTGTCGGTCGACGACGCCGTGCGGCTGGTCGCGCCGTCCACGCCACGCGCCGGTACCGGCACCGAACCGGCGGACCTGTGCAACCGCGCCATGTTCGAACTGTTGTATTCCAGCGGCCTGCGGGTGTCCGAACTGGCCGGCCTCGACCTGACCGCCGGCAAGGACGCGCTGGGCTGGGTCGACCTCGACAACCGCGAAGTGATCGTCACCGGCAAGGGCAACAAGCGCCGCGTGGTGCCGGTGGGCGCCGCCGCGCTCGATGCGCTGGCGGCATGGATCGCCGTGCGCCCGGCGCCGGTCGACGGCGGCGACGCGCTGTTCGTCAGCACCCGTGGCACCCGGGTCTCGCCGCGCGTCATCCAGCAGCGCTTGCAGGCCCATGGCGTGGCAGGCGGCGCGCCGGTGCACGTGCACCCGCACATGCTGCGCCATTCCTTCGCCTCGCACGTGCTGCAATCGTCGGGCGACCTGCGGGCGGTGCAGGAAATGCTGGGGCATTCGAGCATCAGCTCGACGCAGGTCTATACCGCCCTCGATTTCCAGCATCTGGCCGAGGTGTACGACAAGGCCCATCCGCGCGCCAAGGTGAAATAA
- the dksA gene encoding RNA polymerase-binding protein DksA: MTKTNKSTPAAADRVLTEEEILKMDEKDYMNPAQMAFFKAKLQALEKELLKNAGETTEHLRETVLVPDPADRATIEEEHALELRTRDRERKLLKKVQQSIVAIDGGDYGWCEETGEPIGIPRLIARPTATLSLEAQQRRELKQKLYGD, translated from the coding sequence ATGACCAAAACTAATAAATCGACCCCCGCCGCCGCCGACCGCGTCCTGACCGAAGAAGAAATTCTGAAGATGGATGAAAAGGATTACATGAATCCGGCACAAATGGCGTTTTTCAAAGCAAAGCTGCAGGCCCTTGAGAAAGAGCTGCTGAAAAACGCCGGCGAAACCACCGAACACCTGCGCGAAACCGTGCTCGTACCGGACCCGGCCGACCGCGCCACGATCGAAGAAGAACACGCGCTGGAACTGCGCACCCGCGACCGCGAGCGCAAACTGCTGAAGAAAGTCCAGCAGTCGATCGTCGCCATCGACGGCGGCGACTACGGCTGGTGCGAGGAAACCGGCGAGCCGATCGGCATCCCGCGCCTGATCGCCCGTCCGACCGCCACCCTGTCGCTGGAAGCGCAACAGCGCCGCGAACTGAAGCAAAAACTGTACGGCGACTGA